The Nerophis lumbriciformis linkage group LG03, RoL_Nlum_v2.1, whole genome shotgun sequence genome includes the window ACTTACTTGTAAGTCCAGGCTCCTCCAGCCACGGTCTTCATGCAGGACCCACAGTGCCAGATGCCCACAGCCCTCCTCTTCATCTTGGTCTGCATTTAACACATCAGAGGAATCAATACATTTGTCGCAAACTTAAAACGATGCAACGCTCTGACAATCGCCACGCTATCAACTCCGCTGCGTCTAACGATCCTCACACTTCAAAGGCTTACCTTCCCACAGAAAGAGCAGGTGTATTTAGCGTGCTGGGAGATTTCTATTTTCTTCACCATCTTCCTCAGCGATGCGCCATAACGCGTGCCATATTTACCAACGATCCCCACCTTCTTGGTGCGCTTGGCCTGCGGAGGAACGCACAATACATCTATTGAATGAACAAATATAACACACTGGACATcccaaattcaatcaatcaatgtttgtttatatagccctaaatcacaagtgtctcaaagggctgcacaagccacaacgacatcctcagtacagagcccacataagggcaaggaaaaactcaccccagtgggacgtcgatgtgaatgactatgagaaaccttggagaggaccgcatatgtgggtaacccccccagggGAATAAGTCGAAACATATTTGGGGAAATCGGATTTTAACACTAAATTGTTTTGACTCCGTTAGGCTTCATggcttaatggaccacaatggaaacaagccttttggctttttgtgccatccatttgcctttttaaagcattacatggattgtcaataaacttctcaatcttAACAATATTTTAATATGGAAATACAATCCTACACTTTAACTGTATTTAAGCTAATAccgaacaatttttttttattgaacaacaattaaggctgggcgatatatggaatatactctatatatcacaggtttgtctctgtgcgatatagaaaatgactatatcgtgatattccagtatacgtcctcacgcagttgcttttagctgcgggcattacactacaggctcttctcacagagacataaaacaagcgcaccttcttacatacgtcacatactgcaaGCGCGCAACGTCACACACCCTCGCCGAGCAAAGAGGTAGCGACAATGGGTAACGCTTGCAGTGGTGCTAACGGAGCGGtgagagtggtaatacgagagaaaagaaggtgcgaatctggtaacaaatgaaggaagaattaattcctaagaaaaacagcagggagtccatcgtctggcggtggtgtgGCTTCAAGTGAGAAGATGTttaacaattatgcggcaaaagcgttgctacaaaaagtagcattactgctaatttgtagcatcatttgaaaagtcacccgctagagaatgaagagtgcttgaaactctgcatgtcaagatctcggccggtgccatagacaacaaaatgcccaagcaaccatttccacatcaacaccgtataaaaaaatagtcaatagaaggagataacgtccgcaggaacctaccacatagtgaaggacatacactatttgatttcctattatgcagctcatttttatttgacacttattgaaatatcttgtgtgacatacacaaaagtgcactttatttgttttaaaatattgtagtggcgttctgtacaaaaagtgcactttaatttagtgttgttttgatatgtcatcttagtgacatcatgcacaaaagtgcactaatagcttgttttaaaatatctctgacaatcttgcactttctgttttggaaatgacatgaatgtttgtgccactgtttaataactgtttaataaatacacgttcggtaaattgacttagttgtgattttcctctctgaatgaaagtttaaaatgagcatatattaatgcagtatgaagaagaatgttttaatgtagacacagaatcatcatactgctgtgattatatgcatcaagtgtttattcaaggctaaggcaaaatattgagatatatatcgtgtatcatgacatggcctaaaaatatcgagatattaataaaaggccatatcgcccagccctaacaagCATACATTTATATAGttcactcaacagtcaaggcactttcaacaacaagcaaatacagatagagtattacatagtaataaataatacataaaagacAAGGGCTACCTATATCACTTTGAATGTTTTAAACAAAGATATCAATTtttagggcttttgtactcttaatcattctccagtTATTACAAAACTAaaccatgctaacttttattttaaaaacctttataaactgcaacgtttacaaacaatcgaggaatattaatgaaaataagtacaaaaacagtacaaaacagcgccaaggggggttgtaaactcaataaaataactaaaatagaatgcaaaataaatataacaaagttcagtaaataattaaaGTTTGGTAAATAACTTAAAATTTGAACCATACTAACTTGAGAGTAGTCAAATCGATAGTGACGTCATAATACTGCGACGGCTAGTTAGCCCGGCTAACACGATTAACTCAAACAGCACCAGCATTTGGACATTAAGGGACATGTTGCTACATTTTTGAATAcaacaagttcagtaaataattacAATTTGGTAAATAATTTAAAATTTGAACCACGCGAACTTGAGCATAGTCAAAACGACAGTGACGTCATATTACTGCGACGGCTAGTTAGCCCGGCTAACACGATTAACTCAAACAGCACCCGCGTTTGGACATTTAAGAGAAATGTTGCTACATAttctaatataaaatattttaagaTATTTATGACGGCACTGTGTTGCTAACGTAGCCATCTCACAGGGTATCCGTGCCGTTTCGCGCGAAAGGCAGCCATTTTTTTTGTATGTGAGTGACACAGAAAACTATTTCATCTACTGACGGTagtatttaaacaacacatataTACGGCGAGCCAATGTTTAAAATGTCAGGGAGCTCTCCGATACGATATAATATACATTGGAGCCCTGGAATTGATAGATTGACACAGATTCGACAAGGGACGTTCCGGCTCACCATCGTTTCAGCGGAGACGTAGATCCAAAGAGAAAGTACACACTGCGCAGGCGCGATTTACCAGCTTTGGGTGCATTGTGGGAATGTGAGTTTAACCGTTGACGTATTAAATCATCCAttaaaaaacccaaaataaatcaaaataatgtacatatatgcattgtttcaagcatgtttataaaagaatataaaaaaaaaaattgtacgttCTCTTGTTCCTGTTGGTCGGTAACTAAGGGCGCTGTAGTGAATGTGCGCATGCGCGGTGTGGCAATGGCCATCAACATCTCCTCTGCCGAGTTCAAATGTTTGTCCATTTATGTTACAATGCTTCGGTTTGTCCGCGAATAGCTTTCTGCTTGGACGCGCTGCATTTTTAATCAATTTCATATGCAAGTGACGGTGCCTGCCATGAAGCTAACATGCAAGCAGGTTCTCACCGAAGCCAAGGCCCCCGACTTGGAAAGCGTGAGGAAATTGAACTGCTGGTGAGTGCTCAATGAGATATACTATGACGTATGCAAATTGTCAGATGACGTCACCACAAGGTTATGTTTACTTTCTTGCAGGGGATGTAAACTGACCGATGTGAGTACAAACACATGTACTTATGTCTGCTTTATAACCAAATTATGAAACCATCCTTGTCCCAAACCATGTATGTTATATCTTTATTTTCCAGATTTCTATTCTATCTCAAATGCCAAATATTGAAGTGCTCACACTAAGGTAGGTTCCATCATTTTCTGTCAGATTTATAGGCACAAAATACTAATCCTGGTGTCTCTGCAGCGTCAACAGCATCTCGTCGCTGTCTCCTCTGGCTGGATGCTTGTCTCTTTGCGAGCTCTACCTGAGAAGCAACACGATCCCCTCACTCTCAGAACTCCATTACTTGCGTTCCATGACGCGCCTCCGGGTGTTGTGGCTGGCCGACAACCCGTGCTGCGGGACCGACTCCAGTGGGTATCGCCTGACCGTCCTGCGCTTCCTGCCCGGGCTGCAGAAGCTGGACAACCAAGGTCAGTTCGTCGtagcaatttttgaagcttttcaggtgaaattctttcccattcttgcttgatgtacagcttaagttgttcaacagtccgggggtctccgttttggtattttaggcttcataatgcgccacacattttcaatgggagacaggtctggactacaggcaggccagtctagtacccgcactcttttactatgaagccacgctgttgtaacacgtggcttggcattgtcttgctgaaataagcaggggcgtccatgataacgttgcttggatggcaacatatgttgctccaaaactttatatatatatatatatatatatatatatatatatatatatatatatatatatatatatatataatatatatatataatatatataatatatatatgtatatatatatatatatgtatatatatatatatatatatatatatatatatatatatataattataaatatatatatatataaatatataaatataaatatatatatatatatataaatatatatatatatatatataaataaatatatatatataaatagatatatatatataaataaatatatatatatatttatatatatatatacataaataaatatatatatataaataaatatatatatatatatatatatatatttacatatatatatatatatattttttatgtatatatatgtgtgtgtgtatatatatatatatatatatatataaaaatttgcttgtgcagaaaaaaaaaaagatcctaaACAAATGGTTCACAACTGGGAATCGCTTCCcatcgttcacttaaaagagccgttaAAAATACTTGATTTGTTCGCGAATGTCACATCTTTAAGTGGTTTGCCAAAGAATCTctcgattaaagtacagtgttttatttcccacattcaaacagtgttactgttcaaactgtgcatAATGTTACCGAGGCCAATAATATTAAATATTCTTGTTAAATACAACCGctgccttgttttcaatgaatacttgggcctactacgctacaagtgttttctgaggcggttacttggtgaaaaaagtttgagaaccactgagctacGGTATtgcccatcattgaggtgtcacCTTTCCTTGCTGCATGTGTACAGTCGTGACAGAGGAGGAGATTGCGTTGGCGCACTTGATAGGCGAGGAGATCAGCTCGCCGCTAAAGACGACCCAGAACCCAGTCTCTACCAACGGGCTTCCTGATGCAGACAAGGAAAACCACTCTCTCAGCCACAGTGTGGAGGAAACCAAGTAAGCCCTTTGGAGCGTCATGTACTACTCTGTATCCAGAACTAACAATGTACCACTCATTTCTTGTTTTGCTCAGTGATATCAGACAAGAGTTGGAGATGAAGCAGCCCTACAGAGACAAGTTCCCCTCTCTGAATTCTCAGTCAACCAGATCATCTATGAAAAaggtacagttgtggtcaaaagttgacatacacttgtaaagaacataatgtcatggctgtcttgagtttccaatcatttctacaactctttatttttttgtgatagagtgattggagcacatacttgttggtcacaaaaaacattcatgaagtttggttcttttatgaatttattatgagtctactgaaaatgtgacttggtcaaaagtatacatacagcaatgttaatatttgcttacatgtcccttggcaagtttacctgcaataaggcgcttttggtagccatccacaagcttctgcttgaatttttgaccactcctcttgacaaaattggtgcagttcagctaaatgtgttgcttttctgacatggacttgtttcttcagcattgtccacacgtttaagtcaggactttgggaaggccattctaaaaccttcattctagcctgatttagccattcctttaccacttttgacgtgtgcttggggtcattgtcctgttagaacacccaactgcgcccaagacccaacctccgggctgatgattttagcttgtcctgaagaatttggaggtaatcctcctttttcattgtcccatttactctctgtaaagcaccagtcccattggcagcaaaacaggcccagagcataatactaccaccaccatgcttgccaaccatcccgatttccccgggagactcctgaatttcagtgcccctcccgaaaatctcccggggcaaccattctcccgaatttctcccgatttccacccggacaaccaaatcgggggcgtgccttaaaggcactgcctttaacgtcctcttcaacccgtcgtcacgtctgctttaccaccatataaacagcgtgcgggCCCAGTCAACTAATATATGTGGCTTTAATACACAattaagtgaatgcaaagcatacttggtcaacagccatacaggtcacactgagggtggccgtataaacaactttaacactgttaaaaatatgcgccacactgtgaacccacgccaaacaagaacgacaaacacatttcgggaaaacatccgcatcgtaacacaacaaacacaacagaacaaatacccagaatcccttgcagcactaactcttccgggacgctacaatatacacccccgctaccaccaaacaccccccacccccatctcccgaattcggaggtctcaaggttggcaagtatgccaccaccatgcttgacggtaggtgtggtgttcctgtgattaaaggccccaccttttctcctccaaacatattgctgggtattgtggccaaacagcttcatttttgttccatctcaccacagaactttcctccagaaggtcttatctttgtccatgtgatgtcagatgaaacaaaaattttgctGTCTGGCCAcaatacctccaaattcttcaggacaaactaaaatcatcagcccggaggttgggtcttgggcgcagttgggtgttccaacaggacaatgaccccaaacgcacgtcaaaagtagtaaaggaatggctaaatcaggctagaatgaaggtttttgaatggccttcccaaagtcctgacttaaacgtgtggacaatgctgaagaaacaagtccaggtcagaaaaccaacacatttagctgaactgcaccaattttggtggtcaaaaattcaagcagaagcttgtggatgcgccttattgcagtgaaacttgccaagggacatgtaagcaaatattaacattgctgtatgtatacttttgacccagcagatttgctcacattttcagtagac containing:
- the rpl37a gene encoding large ribosomal subunit protein eL43, with product MAKRTKKVGIVGKYGTRYGASLRKMVKKIEISQHAKYTCSFCGKTKMKRRAVGIWHCGSCMKTVAGGAWTYNTTSAVTVKSAIRRLKELKDQ
- the cfap410 gene encoding cilia and flagella associated protein 410; translated protein: MQVTVPAMKLTCKQVLTEAKAPDLESVRKLNCWGCKLTDISILSQMPNIEVLTLSVNSISSLSPLAGCLSLCELYLRSNTIPSLSELHYLRSMTRLRVLWLADNPCCGTDSSGYRLTVLRFLPGLQKLDNQVVTEEEIALAHLIGEEISSPLKTTQNPVSTNGLPDADKENHSLSHSVEETNDIRQELEMKQPYRDKFPSLNSQSTRSSMKKTHTLDAVLLLLRDLDPDELRVVHTETQNRLRTCTLDSLDTLRDSPPQKSADILQ